Proteins encoded by one window of Sphaerodactylus townsendi isolate TG3544 linkage group LG02, MPM_Stown_v2.3, whole genome shotgun sequence:
- the DUSP19 gene encoding dual specificity protein phosphatase 19, producing MHSLTQEIRSFSRTNLRKQCTRVTTLSGKRIIETWKDARMQVVEAADLSDGDACGYVQDLSLDLQVGVVKPWLLLGSQDSAHDLETMKKYKVTHVLNVAYGVENAFPDDFTYKTISILDLPETDIVSYFPECFEFIEQVKLKDGVVLVHCNAGVSRAATIVIGFLMHSEGLSFSQAFSVVKNARPAICPNSGFMEQLHKYQQCNNKANGTLNDI from the exons ATGCACTCGCTCACCCAAGAAATCAGATCCTTTTCCAGGACTAATTTAAGAAAACAATGTACCAGAGTCACCACTTTATCAGGGAAGAGGATTATAGAGACGTGGAAGGATGCCCGAATGCAGGTGGTCGAAGCAGCTGATCTCAGTGACGGCGATGCCTGCGGTTACGTGCAGGACCTGAGTTTGGATCTGCAAGTGGGTGTCGTGAAACCCTGGCTCTTGTTGG GATCACAGGATTCTGCCCATGACCTGGAGACCATGAAAAAGTACAAG GTTACTCATGTTCTAAATGTTGCCTATGGAGTAGAAAACGCTTTCCCTGATGACTTCACATACAAGACTATCTCTATCCTTGATCTGCCTGAGACTGACATTGTGTCTTATTTTCCTGAATGCTTTGAATTTATTGAACAAGTCAAGTTAAAG GACGGTGTGGTGCTTGTTCACTGTAACGCAGGAGTCTCTCGTGCTGCCACCATTGTCATCGGCTTCCTCATGCATTCAGAAGGACTCAGTTTTTCTCAGGCTTTTTCTGTGGTGAAAAATGCCAGACCTGCCATTTGTCCAAATTCTGGTTTCATGGAGCAACTTCACAAATACCAACAGTGCAATAATAAAGCAAATGGAACCTTAAATGATATCTGA